Proteins from a single region of Bombus huntii isolate Logan2020A chromosome 2, iyBomHunt1.1, whole genome shotgun sequence:
- the LOC126877792 gene encoding farnesol dehydrogenase-like isoform X3, translating to MNYWSGKVAIVTGASRGIGLAISKELAKYGINVIGLARSMDELVETSLMIGEYFFPFQCDVTDEDEILVAFKFIEEKFGGVDILVNNAGIINYIHVMDSETGDVHNAINTNLIAPTILAREAMNSIRKRDARGHIINISGTPGLYLEAESVPMGMYGPSKCGLRALGIELRHEISQYKLKIKVTTINPGFVRTDMSKQLNSFMKVSPEVLLNDRDIADAVIYALGTPKSVEISEITVLPHCLGSDAILL from the exons ATGAATTATTGGTCAGGAAAAGTCGCAATTGTGACCGGCGCGAGCAGAGGAATTGGTCTCGCGATATCGAAAGAATTGGCTAAATATGGCATTAACGTGATTGGTTTAGCAAGAAGTATGGATGAGCTCGTGGAAACTTCCTTAATGATTGGAGAGTATTTTTTTCCGTTCCAGTGCGATGTAACGGACGAAGATGAAATACTTGTTGCGTTCAAATTTATCGAAGAAAAGTTTGGAGGCGTTGACATTCTAGTGAATAATGCTGGCATCATCAATTACATACATGTCATgg ATTCAGAAACCGGCGATGTGCATAACGCCATTAATACCAACTTGATAGCTCCAACAATTCTCGCACGAGAAGCAATGAATTCTATAAGAAAACGCGACGCTAGGGGtcatataattaatatctcAGG CACACCCGGATTATATCTTGAAGCTGAGAGCGTACCGATGGGCATGTATGGTCCTAGTAAATGCGGTTTAAGAGCTCTAG GGATAGAACTCCGTCACGAAATATCCCAGTATAAACTGAAAATCAAAGTAACG accATTAACCCTGGATTTGTTCGGACGGATATGTCAAAACAGCTTAATAGTTTCATGAAGGTCTCCCCAGAAGTTTTATTAAATGATAGAGACATTGCTGATGCAGTGATCTACGCGCTGGGGACACCGAAATCGGTAGAG ATTTCGGAAATCACAGTGTTGCCACATTGCTTGGGATCTGatgctattttactataa
- the LOC126877792 gene encoding farnesol dehydrogenase-like isoform X4: MNYWSGKVAIVTGASRGIGLAISKELAKYGINVIGLARSMDELVETSLMIGEYFFPFQCDVTDEDEILVAFKFIEEKFGGVDILVNNAGIINYIHVMDSETDEIHNVINTNLIAPAILAREAIQSMRRRYAAGHIINITGITGLYCEAVSVPMGIYGPSKFGLKGLGIELRHEISQYKLKIKVTTINPGFVRTDMSKQLNSFMKVSPEVLLNDRDIADAVIYALGTPKSVEISEITVLPHCLGSDAILL, translated from the exons ATGAATTATTGGTCAGGAAAAGTCGCAATTGTGACCGGCGCGAGCAGAGGAATTGGTCTCGCGATATCGAAAGAATTGGCTAAATATGGCATTAACGTGATTGGTTTAGCAAGAAGTATGGATGAGCTCGTGGAAACTTCCTTAATGATTGGAGAGTATTTTTTTCCGTTCCAGTGCGATGTAACGGACGAAGATGAAATACTTGTTGCGTTCAAATTTATCGAAGAAAAGTTTGGAGGCGTTGACATTCTAGTGAATAATGCTGGCATCATCAATTACATACATGTCATgg ACTCAGAAACCGACGAAATTCATAACGTCATTAATACCAACTTGATAGCTCCAGCAATTCTCGCACGAGAAGCAATTCAGTCTATGAGAAGACGCTACGCTGCGGGtcatataattaatatcaCAGG CATAACCGGATTATATTGTGAAGCTGTGAGCGTACCGATGGGCATATATGGTCCTAGTAAATTCGGTCTAAAAGGTCTAGGGATAGAACTCCGTCACGAAATATCCCAGTATAAACTGAAAATCAAAGTAACG accATTAACCCTGGATTTGTTCGGACGGATATGTCAAAACAGCTTAATAGTTTCATGAAGGTCTCCCCAGAAGTTTTATTAAATGATAGAGACATTGCTGATGCAGTGATCTACGCGCTGGGGACACCGAAATCGGTAGAG ATTTCGGAAATCACAGTGTTGCCACATTGCTTGGGATCTGatgctattttactataa
- the LOC126877792 gene encoding farnesol dehydrogenase-like isoform X2 has protein sequence MNYWSGKVAIVTGASAGIGLAISKELAKYGINVIGLARRMDKLLEAAALIAEHKFFPIQCDITEEEQILSAIKWIEEKFGGVDILVNNAGLFSFSYVMDSETDEIHNVINTNLIAPAILAREAIQSMRRRYAAGHIINITGITGLYCEAVSVPMGIYGPSKFGLKGLGIELRHEISQYKLKIKVTTINPGFVRTDMSKQLNSFMKVSPEVLLNDRDIADAVIYALGTPKSVEISEITVLPHCLGSDAILL, from the exons ATGAATTATTGGTCAGGAAAAGTCGCAATTGTGACCGGCGCGAGCGCAGGAATTGGTCTCGCGATATCGAAAGAATTGGCTAAATATGGCATTAACGTGATTGGTTTAGCAAGAAGAATGGATAAGCTCCTGGAAGCTGCCGCACTAATTGCAGAGCATAAATTTTTTCCGATCCAGTGCGATATAACGGAAGAAGAACAAATACTTAGTGCGATCAAATGGATCGAGGAAAAGTTTGGTGGCGTTGACATTCTAGTGAATAATGCTGGCCTCTTCAGTTTCTCATATGTCATgg ACTCAGAAACCGACGAAATTCATAACGTCATTAATACCAACTTGATAGCTCCAGCAATTCTCGCACGAGAAGCAATTCAGTCTATGAGAAGACGCTACGCTGCGGGtcatataattaatatcaCAGG CATAACCGGATTATATTGTGAAGCTGTGAGCGTACCGATGGGCATATATGGTCCTAGTAAATTCGGTCTAAAAGGTCTAGGGATAGAACTCCGTCACGAAATATCCCAGTATAAACTGAAAATCAAAGTAACG accATTAACCCTGGATTTGTTCGGACGGATATGTCAAAACAGCTTAATAGTTTCATGAAGGTCTCCCCAGAAGTTTTATTAAATGATAGAGACATTGCTGATGCAGTGATCTACGCGCTGGGGACACCGAAATCGGTAGAG ATTTCGGAAATCACAGTGTTGCCACATTGCTTGGGATCTGatgctattttactataa
- the LOC126877792 gene encoding farnesol dehydrogenase-like isoform X1 — protein MNYWSGKVAIVTGASRGIGLAISKELAKYGINVIGLARSMDELVETSLMIGEYFFPFQCDVTDEDEILVAFKFIEEKFGGVDILVNNAGIINYIHVMDSETGDVHNAINTNLIAPTILAREAMNSIRKRDARGHIINISGTPGLYLEAESVPMGMYGPSKCGLRALGVELRREIAQSKLNIKVTTISPGFVQLDMLTEFYNFAGVPLDNLLTCTDIAETVICVLGTSNTVEISEITVLSQGMGSNAVIPPLLLPD, from the exons ATGAATTATTGGTCAGGAAAAGTCGCAATTGTGACCGGCGCGAGCAGAGGAATTGGTCTCGCGATATCGAAAGAATTGGCTAAATATGGCATTAACGTGATTGGTTTAGCAAGAAGTATGGATGAGCTCGTGGAAACTTCCTTAATGATTGGAGAGTATTTTTTTCCGTTCCAGTGCGATGTAACGGACGAAGATGAAATACTTGTTGCGTTCAAATTTATCGAAGAAAAGTTTGGAGGCGTTGACATTCTAGTGAATAATGCTGGCATCATCAATTACATACATGTCATgg ATTCAGAAACCGGCGATGTGCATAACGCCATTAATACCAACTTGATAGCTCCAACAATTCTCGCACGAGAAGCAATGAATTCTATAAGAAAACGCGACGCTAGGGGtcatataattaatatctcAGG CACACCCGGATTATATCTTGAAGCTGAGAGCGTACCGATGGGCATGTATGGTCCTAGTAAATGCGGTTTAAGAGCTCTAGGTGTAGAACTACGTCGCGAGATAGCGCAGTCCAAACTGAATATCAAAGTAACG accATTAGCCCTGGATTTGTTCAGTTGGATATGTTAACAGAGTTTTATAATTTCGCGGGAGTCCCCCTAGATAATTTATTAACATGTACAGACATCGCCGAAACAGTGATTTGCGTGCTAGGAACATCGAACACGGTAGAG ATTTCAGAAATCACGGTGTTATCACAAGGCATGGGATCTAATGCTGTTATACCACCATTGTTGCTCCCTGACTGA